The Streptomyces vinaceus genome contains the following window.
CGCACAAGGACGACCAGATCGACGAGCACGACCGCTACGCCATCCGCGCCGGGTTCTGGCGGGAGATCGACGTCCGCGCGGCCGCCGAGCACGTCGCCGCCTCCCCCTCCGCCGTACCCGCCGGACCGGCCCCGCAGGCGGCCGAGTAGGGCGCGGGCGCGGGGCCGGCGGCGGCGCCGGACAGGGCGCCGGCGGCACCTCCCGGCGGGGGCCGGACGAAAGCCGCGTAGGCTGCTCCCTCGTGAGTACGGGCACAGCAGCAGCACAACCGAACACGGCAGCGGCCGCGGACGCGGCCTCGGACGTGGTCTGCGCGGTGCGTGACCTGGTCAAGACGTATCCCGCGGTACGGGGACGGCGCGGAGCTCCCGCCCTGCCCGAGACCCGGGCCACCGACGGGATCTGCCTGGACGTGCGGCGCGGCGAGATCTTCGGGCTGCTCGGCCCCAACGGAGCCGGCAAGTCCACCCTGGTCCGCCAGCTCACCGGCCTCATGCGGCCCGACTCCGGCTCCGTGACCCTGCTCGGCCACGACCTCGTACGCCACCCCGAGCGGGCGGCCCGGCTGCTCTCCTACCTCGGTCAGGAGTCCACCGCCCTCGACGAGCTCACGGTCGCCCTGGCCGCCGAGACCACGGGACGGCTGCGCGGGCTCGACGCGGCGACGGCGCGCGCCGAACGGGACGCCGTCCTGGAGGAGCTCGGGCTGACCGGGATCGCCGGACGGCCCCTGAAGAAGCTCTCCGGCGGGCAGCGGCGCCTGGCGTGCTTCGCCGCCGCACTGGTGGGCGAGCGGCCCGTACTGGTCCTCGACGAGCCCACCACCGGCATGGACCCGGTCGCCCGGCGGGCCGTGTGGGCGGCCGTGGACCGGCGGCGCGCCCAGCACGGGGCCACCGTCCTGCTGGTCACGCACAACGTCATCGAGGCGGAGACGGTCCTGGACCGGGTCGCCGTCATCGATCAGGGCCGGGTCATCGCCTGCGATTCCCCGGCCGGGCTGAAGGCGCGGGTCTCCGGAGAGGTCCGGCTGGAGCTGGTGTGGCGCGAGAGCGCCCCGCTGGAGGTGCCCGAGGTGGCGCGGCTGCACGAGGACGCCGTCGTCTCCGGACGCCGCTGGGCGCTGCGACTGGCCCCGGACGAGGCGCGGACCGCGGTGGCCGCGGTCACGGGCGGGCCGGCCTTCGCGGCCCTCGACGACTTCACTCTGGCGACCCCCAGCCTGGAGGACGTGTACCTCGCCCTCGGCGGCAAGACGAAAGGGCTGGTGAAGTCATGAGCGAGCGCACACCGGGCGCGGTGGCGCAGGCCATCGGCCCGGCGCCGGTCCCGGCGCCGGTCCCGGCCGCCGCGACGAGCCCCGTGTCCCGCCCGGCGGCGCCCCTGGCCCCGCGGGCGCGGCTGTTCCCCGCGCTGGCCGCCGTGTACCGGGCGCAGCTGTCCCGGGCCCGGGTGTCGCGGATCCCGCTGCTCTTCGTGGCCACCTTCCAGTCCGTCGGGATCATGGTCCTGATGCGGGGGGTGGTGGACGGGGGCTCGGAGGCCCGGGCCGTCGTCGCCGGCTCCTCCGTCCTGGTCGTCGCCTTCGTCGCGCTGAACCTGCTCGCCCAGTACTTCGGGCAGCTGCGGGCCAGCGGCGGGCTGGACCACTACGCCACGCTGCCCGTGCCGCCCGCCTCGGTGGTGCTGGGCGCGGCCGCCGCGTACGCCTCCTTCACCCTGCCGGGCACGCTGGTGACGGCCGTGTTCGGATGCCTGCTGTTCGGGCTGCCGATGGGCGGGCTGTGGATCCTGGCCGCCGTGGTGCCGCTGGCCGGGGCCGCGCTGGCCGGGCTGGGGGCGGCCCTCGGGCTGCTGGCGCCGCGGCAGGAGCTGGCCACGCTGGCCGGGCAGCTCGGCATGTCGGCGGCGCTGCTGCTGGGGGTGCTGCCGCCGGAGCGGATGCCGGACCCGATCGTGTGGGCGCGGGACCTGCTGCCGTCCACGTACGGGGTGGAGGCCTTCGCCCGTACGTTCGCACCGCATCCGGACTGGGCGGCGGTCGGGCTGGACCTCGGGGTGTGCGCGGCGGTGGGCGTGCTCTCGCTGGCCGTCGCCACGTGGGCGTACCGCCGGGCCGCCGTCCGCTGAGCCGACGGCCGCCGGGGCCCGTCGCCCCCGGGTGGTCCTGCTGATGTCGACGCCGTCGGCACCTGGCACGATGTGGGGGTGACCGAAGCCGTGACCACGCCCTCCCCGCACGAACCGCCGCTGCCGCCCGACAAGCCGGGCGGCTCCGCCGGGGGCATCACCCCCGCGGACATCCGCGACGGGGCCGCCGTGGCCCTGGTGATCGGGGTGGCCGGTGTGCTGCTCGGAGTGCTGTGGGCGTGGCTGGCGCCGAAGGCGCAGTACGTCTCGAACGGCGAGGCCGTCTTCCTGAAGAACTCCGAGAGCGAGGCCCGGATCGGGGCCGACGGGACGTTCTTCCTGCTGTCGCTGGGGTTCGGCGTACTGAGCGCCGTGCTCGTGTTCCTGTGGCGTCGCCGGGGCGGCGTCCCGC
Protein-coding sequences here:
- a CDS encoding ABC transporter permease, which gives rise to MSERTPGAVAQAIGPAPVPAPVPAAATSPVSRPAAPLAPRARLFPALAAVYRAQLSRARVSRIPLLFVATFQSVGIMVLMRGVVDGGSEARAVVAGSSVLVVAFVALNLLAQYFGQLRASGGLDHYATLPVPPASVVLGAAAAYASFTLPGTLVTAVFGCLLFGLPMGGLWILAAVVPLAGAALAGLGAALGLLAPRQELATLAGQLGMSAALLLGVLPPERMPDPIVWARDLLPSTYGVEAFARTFAPHPDWAAVGLDLGVCAAVGVLSLAVATWAYRRAAVR
- a CDS encoding ABC transporter ATP-binding protein: MSTGTAAAQPNTAAAADAASDVVCAVRDLVKTYPAVRGRRGAPALPETRATDGICLDVRRGEIFGLLGPNGAGKSTLVRQLTGLMRPDSGSVTLLGHDLVRHPERAARLLSYLGQESTALDELTVALAAETTGRLRGLDAATARAERDAVLEELGLTGIAGRPLKKLSGGQRRLACFAAALVGERPVLVLDEPTTGMDPVARRAVWAAVDRRRAQHGATVLLVTHNVIEAETVLDRVAVIDQGRVIACDSPAGLKARVSGEVRLELVWRESAPLEVPEVARLHEDAVVSGRRWALRLAPDEARTAVAAVTGGPAFAALDDFTLATPSLEDVYLALGGKTKGLVKS